Proteins encoded together in one Ciona intestinalis chromosome 1, KH, whole genome shotgun sequence window:
- the jak gene encoding Janus kinase (The RefSeq protein has 1 substitution compared to this genomic sequence), which translates to MHVTVKIYNPSLSNRFGSTNIQRFLENSTFLEYDESPSTTFDTILHKCAVQCKINPTYLNLFALRDSNTGYWVKFRSRLDEHRHSVGLDRNSTTDLLDANSDIKLEFRIRFTFKSDSQIDGISCQAHRYSAHSEALKPVMSDQVIEYLFYQCRDDFLNSSEKDTAEMSDPLGASLGVAVLDMLRLAREMDCDLSCIKSLVSFKKLLPRACRANLSKMNFCNRYRVERRFMYYLRHFSPVCRTWLASQCSPAYFYSKYIRNLELIAGLKSMNLENYDLLPRSSTNEDCDKITVGADCGIVKYSSASDYQSVNKWCDFKELTDMNLQVRQNSEAETTCIVKLSKLDGTDCNLSFKSVVEAENLASCIDGYYRLHVDPHHYLCKDVCSPSLVEHLALNCHGPITCSFSEMIINQQADLQTGDCLLRRSQDSYDEYFINTVINTNPDVIVKNYKLDRVNGLLGMFGDNASHRYQNLSALLNACRGNQHDGQEIPFNVDRIILPKSKQKTNLLIIRCMDASNQGQPMEFNLLSSPQTLVLKERDYTFHQHLGSGRFTDVNLHVHRNNPDLKIVLKQVFDMNQRHDLGQKQVIDESFQESISLLICLKNVHIVKQMGTMGTQIGLEYAPFRSITNYLQLAGNEQGPWGSWFLYALWQLTHACNYLEEMGCAHGNIRGRNVLLCQASPQPFVKLGDPGVRTCLGRNRVSEPVLPAPWLAYEFCRIDSEPLSSFPTIDGDKWSYATTVCEICCWGVSPEPFNAYSLSAEMKEKYRTASVIPIPEIIAANGVGELGALLRQCWNPYPPKRPPFKQILRELGTVLSSDYILPSVSPSNGNSRGESRNITNIIGASMPDLRKYRDDNLTFVKQLGEGHFGHVDLYHHDIQRNGQFERVAIKSLRRSMNNPQSRSDFRNEIETMRRIDHKYIVKLNGVAEPSLRIVMEYLPYGSLSHFLRGQRDSGIALQQLSGLLLRFSFQIAQGMLYLQEKRVIHRDLALRNILLDKEGSNCWNIKISDFGLSRILSEDRDYYTGNPDEFPAQWYAPECLRLDGRRTFHFESDVWSYGVTLWEMFSYGARPTYEPLPNITLRQLTQLQELLKDNVRLSQPEHCPNEVFHLISRCWEYEPQQRVKFDELCREFDRLRNE; encoded by the coding sequence ATGCATGTTACAGTGAAAATATACAACCCTTCTTTAAGCAACAGATTCGGAAGCACAAATATCCAAAGATTTCTCGAAAATTCTACTTTTCTTGAATATGATGAGTCTCCATCCACCACTTTTGATACAATCCTCCACAAATGTGCAGTTCAATGCAAAATCAACCCAACGTATCTCAACCTTTTTGCACTACGTGACTCGAACACTGGTTACTGGGTCAAATTTCGTTCACGTCTAGACGAACACAGGCATTCTGTTGGTTTAGATAGGAACTCCACCACTGATCTATTGGATGCCAACAGCGATATTAAATTGGAGTTCCGAATACGCTTTACCTTTAAGAGTGACAGCCAAATTGATGGTATTTCTTGCCAAGCGCACCGCTATTCTGCCCATTCTGAAGCCTTGAAACCGGTCATGTCTGATCAGGTTATTGAGTATTTATTCTATCAATGCAGAGATGATTTTCTCAACAGTTCTGAGAAGGATACCGCTGAAATGTCAGACCCACTTGGCGCCTCACTTGGCGTTGCTGTTTTAGATATGCTGCGCCTGGCAAGAGAAATGGATTGCGATTTGAGTTGCATAAAGTCGCAAGTATCCTTTAAAAAGTTGCTACCAAGAGCATGCAGGGCAAACTTGTCCAAAATGAATTTTTGCAACAGATATCGCGTGGAGCGCAGGTTTATGTATTATCTACGCCATTTTAGCCCAGTGTGTAGAACCTGGCTGGCCTCGCAATGCAGTCCTGCTTATTTCTACAGCAAATACATTCGTAACTTGGAACTAATAGCAGGCCTCAAGTCCATGAATCTAGAAAACTATGACTTACTGCCACGGTCTTCAACGAATGAAGATTGCGACAAAATAACTGTCGGAGCAGACTGTGGTATTGTGAAATACAGCAGCGCAAGCGACTACCAGTCTGTGAACAAATGGTGCGACTTCAAGGAGCTTACAGATATGAATCTGCAAGTGCGACAAAACTCTGAAGCGGAAACCACATGCATTGTAAAGCTAAGCAAACTGGATGGTACTGATTGTAACTTGTCATTTAAATCTGTAGTTGAAGCTGAGAACTTGGCCTCTTGTATTGATGGATATTATCGCCTACATGTTGACCCCCACCACTATCTATGTAAAGATGTATGCTCGCCCTCATTGGTTGAGCACCTTGCTTTAAATTGTCACGGGCCAATCACATGCTCTTTTAGTGAGATGATAATCAACCAGCAAGCAGATCTACAAACTGGAGACTGCTTGTTGAGAAGAAGCCAAGATTCTTATGACGAATACTTCATTAATACAGTAATCAACACAAATCCTGATGTTATCGTCAAAAATTATAAGCTAGACCGTGTAAATGGGCTTCTTGGTATGTTCGGTGATAACGCATCTCATAGATACCAGAATCTTTCGGCTCTGCTTAATGCTTGTAGAGGCAACCAGCATGATGGGCAAGAAATACCATTTAATGTGGACAGGATTATTTTGCCCAAAAGCAAGCAAAAGACAAATCTTTTGATCATAAGATGCATGGATGCTTCCAACCAAGGACAACCAATGGAGTTTAATTTACTCTCATCACCACAGACACTGGTGCTCAAAGAGAGAGATTACACTTTCCATCAGCATTTGGGAAGTGGTAGATTTACGGACGTGAATCTGCATGTACATCGGAACAACccagatttaaaaatagttttaaagcaGGTGTTTGACATGAATCAAAGACATGACCTTGGGCAGAAGCAAGTGATTGATGAGTCTTTTCAAGAGAGCATTTCGCTTTTGATCTGCCTTAAAAATGTCCATATTGTGAAACAGATGGGTACAATGGGCACACAAATAGGGCTGGAGTATGCACCCTTTCGTTCGATTACTAACTACCTGCAGTTAGCTGGTAATGAGCAAGGACCTTGGGGAAGTTGGTTTCTTTATGCGTTATGGCAGTTAACTCATGCTTGTAACTACCTGGAAGAAATGGGTTGTGCTCACGGTAATATAAGAGGCAGAAACGTCCTGCTTTGTCAAGCTTCTCCTCAACCATTTGTGAAGTTAGGGGACCCTGGTGTGCGTACTTGCCTCGGTAGAAACAGAGTTTCCGAGCCAGTATTGCCCGCCCCATGGTTAGCATATGAGTTCTGCAGAATCGACTCAGAGCCTCTTTCTTCTTTTCCTACGATAGACGGAGATAAATGGAGTTATGCCACTACTGTGTGTGAAATATGCTGCTGGGGGGTGTCTCCTGAACCCTTCAACGCGTACAGTCTATCAGCTGAAATGAAGGAGAAGTACAGGACAGCCTCAGTGATTCCAATCCCAGAAATTATTGCAGCAAATGGAGTTGGAGAGCTGGGAGCACTGCTGAGACAATGCTGGAACCCCTACCCACCAAAAAGGCCGCCGTTTAAGCAGATATTGCGTGAACTTGGGACTGTTTTGTCAAGCGATTACATTCTGCCTTCTGTTAGTCCGTCAAATGGTAACAGTCGCGGGGAGTCTCGGAATATTACCAATATAATTGGAGCTAGTATGCCGGACCTACGGAAATACAGAGACGACAATCTTACATTTGTGAAGCAGCTCGGCGAAGGCCATTTCGGGCATGTTGATTTATACCATCATGATATACAGAGAAATGGACAGTTTGAGAGGGTGGCAATCAAATCCCTCAGAAGGTCAAtgaataacccacaaagtagaAGTGACTTCAGAAACGAAATAGAAACCATGAGAAGGATTGATCATAAGTATATTGTCAAGTTAAATGGGGTAGCAGAGCCTTCTCTGAGAATTGTTATGGAGTATTTGCCGTATGGATCCTTAAGCCATTTCCTAAGAGGGCAGCGGGATAGTGGAATTGCATTGCAGCAGTTATCCGGGCTATTGTTACGTTTCTCGTTCCAGATAGCTCAAGGAATGCTGTACTTGCAGGAGAAGAGAGTAATTCACAGAGACCTTGCCTTGCGTAATATTCTGCTCGACAAAGAAGGCAGTAACTGCTGGAACATCAAAATTTCTGACTTTGGATTGTCCAGAATCTTAAGTGAGGACCGCGATTATTATACTGGCAACCCTGATGAGTTTCCGGCCCAGTGGTACGCCCCCGAGTGTCTGCGTTTAGACGGTCGACGTACTTTCCACTTTGAGTCTGATGTGTGGTCATACGGGGTTACATTATGGGAAATGTTCTCATATGGGGCTCGTCCCACTTATGAACCATTACCGAACATTACTCTACGTCAACTTACACAACTTCAAGAGTTGCTCAAAGACAACGTGCGCTTGTCGCAGCCAGAACACTGCCCGAACGAGGTCTTTCATCTCATCTCGAGGTGTTGGGAGTACGAACCTCAGCAGAGAGTCAAATTCGATGAACTTTGCAGAGAATTTGACCGTCTGCGAAATgaataa